A DNA window from Nitrospirota bacterium contains the following coding sequences:
- the msbA gene encoding lipid A export permease/ATP-binding protein MsbA translates to MYKRLMLYVKPYWLLVIIAFVCALGVSGTTAAAAWLVQPVLDKIFIEKNIQMLVLIPVAILIIYLFKGICNYAQSYIMRYVGNKVIMDVRNDLFSHTAVMPMQFYIRNSTGNLMSRILNDVSIINNAVSTSIKDLIQNVVTVISLTGVVFYRDWKLAVIACTSLPFAYYPLVRLGKKLRHVSKIGQEEMSGITSILHETFTGTQVVKAFGMEQREIDKFKDKNNKLFKVTMKGVKYAEISTPLMEFIGSIAVALIIWYGGYQVIHGVSTTGTFFSFLTALILMYGPLKTLTKINVSIQQSLAAAERIFEIMDMDTERITDKGRLELTGINKSIEFNDVSFKYEGASGNALSGLNFRVNNGQVAAIVGGSGGGKTTIGNLLLRFYDPSSGGILFDNTDIRDFTLHSLRKHLGIVSQDVILFNDTVLNNITYGKKEFSMEEVTAATTKAYAHDFIMKMPDGYNTEIGERGVRLSGGEKQRIAIARAILKNPPLLILDEATSALDTESEHIIQMALNNLMKGRTTFVIAHRLSTIRNADIIIALEKGRIIETGKHEELLKNSGLYRRLYDMQFAEKGQK, encoded by the coding sequence ATGTATAAACGATTAATGCTTTATGTCAAACCATACTGGCTGTTGGTTATAATAGCCTTTGTGTGTGCACTCGGTGTTTCAGGTACCACTGCGGCGGCGGCATGGCTGGTACAGCCTGTGCTTGATAAGATATTTATTGAAAAGAACATTCAGATGCTCGTTCTTATACCGGTTGCCATCCTTATTATATATCTCTTCAAGGGCATCTGTAATTATGCACAGTCTTATATAATGAGATATGTCGGTAACAAGGTCATAATGGATGTGCGAAATGACCTCTTCTCCCATACTGCTGTAATGCCTATGCAATTCTATATACGTAACTCAACCGGTAATCTAATGTCAAGGATACTAAATGACGTCAGTATCATAAACAATGCAGTCTCAACCTCTATTAAAGACCTTATACAGAATGTAGTTACAGTGATTTCACTTACAGGAGTAGTATTCTATAGAGACTGGAAGCTCGCTGTTATTGCCTGTACCTCCCTCCCGTTTGCATATTATCCTCTCGTCAGACTCGGAAAAAAACTAAGACATGTAAGCAAGATTGGACAGGAAGAGATGTCAGGGATTACCTCCATACTTCATGAAACCTTTACAGGTACACAGGTTGTTAAGGCATTCGGTATGGAACAACGCGAAATTGATAAGTTCAAAGATAAAAACAATAAATTATTCAAGGTAACTATGAAGGGTGTTAAATATGCTGAGATAAGCACACCGCTTATGGAATTTATAGGCTCCATAGCAGTTGCCCTGATAATATGGTACGGCGGGTATCAGGTGATACACGGCGTTTCAACTACAGGCACGTTTTTTTCATTTCTTACAGCATTGATACTCATGTATGGCCCCCTAAAGACCCTCACAAAAATAAATGTATCCATTCAACAGTCCCTTGCTGCTGCTGAAAGGATATTTGAAATTATGGATATGGACACAGAACGTATTACTGATAAAGGTAGATTAGAGCTTACAGGGATTAATAAAAGTATAGAATTTAATGACGTATCTTTTAAATATGAAGGGGCATCCGGGAATGCCCTTTCCGGCCTGAATTTCCGTGTAAATAACGGTCAGGTGGCTGCAATAGTCGGCGGCAGCGGCGGGGGTAAGACAACTATCGGTAACCTCCTGCTCAGATTTTATGACCCTTCCTCCGGCGGAATACTTTTTGATAATACGGACATAAGGGACTTTACCCTCCACTCTCTAAGGAAACATCTGGGTATAGTAAGTCAGGACGTTATACTTTTTAATGATACTGTCCTGAACAATATTACTTACGGCAAAAAGGAATTCAGTATGGAAGAGGTAACAGCCGCAACAACAAAGGCCTATGCCCATGATTTTATAATGAAGATGCCTGACGGATACAATACTGAGATCGGAGAAAGGGGCGTCAGGCTGTCCGGCGGTGAAAAGCAAAGGATAGCAATTGCGCGTGCAATCCTGAAAAATCCACCCTTACTTATTTTAGATGAGGCAACCTCAGCGCTTGACACAGAATCAGAACACATCATCCAGATGGCCCTGAATAATCTTATGAAGGGAAGGACTACATTCGTTATAGCCCACAGACTTTCCACAATCAGGAATGCAGATATAATTATTGCATTAGAAAAAGGCAGGATCATTGAGACAGGAAAACATGAGGAACTCTTGAAAAACAGCGGGCTATATAGAAGACTGTATGATATGCAGTTTGCGGAGAAGGGGCAGAAGTGA
- the lpxB gene encoding lipid-A-disaccharide synthase, giving the protein MKKILMIAGEASGDIYGAELAKNLFSMSDVNITGIGGDRMRNAGVEILYDASNISVVGVSEILPKFSAIRKAYNLVKDLLKSHKIDMVVLIDYPGFNIRIAGVAKSEGIPVVYYISPQIWAWKKGRLHKIAERVNKMIVILPFEEALYKDAGVDCTFAGHPLVDEILNTGPVEQTLQKYKIVKGKPVIGLLPGSRPGEINSLLTDMLEAARILKETNPDIQLVMAVAETLDFDHIRDIVSKSPVGVKMMKGEANDVLNISDVIIAASGTITLQAALFEKPMVVLYRVSALTYAAAKLLVKIKDICIVNILAGKRIVPEMLQADVKPDRIAEEVRRMLDDKGYYEKIKKDLHEVKMRLGPPGASLRAAEVIAKMLDSEQKLEARSKRQEVRGKK; this is encoded by the coding sequence ATGAAAAAGATTCTAATGATTGCCGGAGAGGCATCCGGTGACATATATGGGGCAGAGCTTGCAAAGAACCTCTTCAGTATGTCCGATGTAAATATTACCGGTATAGGCGGAGATAGGATGAGGAATGCCGGTGTAGAAATCCTATATGACGCATCAAATATTAGTGTCGTAGGCGTATCTGAAATCCTTCCAAAATTCAGTGCAATAAGAAAGGCATATAACCTTGTAAAGGATCTGCTTAAATCCCATAAAATAGATATGGTTGTACTTATTGACTACCCGGGTTTCAATATAAGGATTGCAGGGGTAGCAAAAAGTGAAGGCATACCTGTTGTCTATTACATCAGCCCGCAGATATGGGCATGGAAAAAAGGACGGCTTCATAAGATTGCAGAAAGGGTAAATAAGATGATCGTGATATTACCCTTTGAAGAGGCATTATACAAGGATGCAGGTGTGGATTGCACCTTTGCAGGGCATCCGCTTGTTGATGAGATATTAAACACCGGACCTGTTGAGCAGACTCTTCAAAAATATAAAATCGTAAAAGGAAAACCTGTTATAGGACTCCTGCCGGGAAGCCGCCCCGGAGAGATTAATTCCCTGCTGACAGATATGCTTGAGGCCGCACGGATACTTAAAGAGACCAATCCTGATATTCAACTTGTAATGGCTGTAGCTGAGACACTTGATTTTGACCATATCCGGGACATTGTTTCCAAAAGTCCTGTAGGTGTCAAAATGATGAAAGGCGAGGCTAATGATGTCTTAAATATCAGTGATGTTATTATTGCTGCATCCGGCACTATCACACTACAGGCCGCTTTGTTTGAAAAACCTATGGTTGTGTTATACCGGGTTTCTGCTCTAACTTATGCTGCTGCAAAATTACTTGTAAAGATTAAGGATATATGTATAGTAAATATCCTTGCAGGAAAAAGGATCGTGCCTGAGATGTTACAGGCAGATGTAAAACCTGATAGAATAGCAGAAGAAGTAAGAAGGATGTTGGATGACAAAGGTTATTATGAAAAGATTAAAAAGGACCTCCACGAGGTAAAGATGAGGCTCGGACCACCGGGGGCATCTCTGAGAGCGGCTGAGGTCATAGCGAAGATGTTGGATAGTGAGCAGAAGTTAGAAGCAAGAAGTAAGAGGCAAGAAGTAAGAGGCAAGAAGTAA
- a CDS encoding lysophospholipid acyltransferase family protein, whose amino-acid sequence MAKKKKSKFAINSEYIIVLFLMKVLSILPYRVVSDIGGMIGILGYYLDSRHRNITLKNLGMAFPDLEHKRIINLAKKAYKNLGRSAAEAVYIATKNPAYVYKFLNKRITIEGKENLKSEIKKGNGVIYLTGHFGNWELMGITFGTINCPYNVIVRPLDNPRINSILLKLRGITGGKVLPKKNVLRDVLRCLKNGEALAILIDQNTSRDLGVFVDYFGTPAATNKGPAIIAMKSGASVIPTFLVREGKYRHRLIFGETVNLCRSGDKEKDIYTNTEIFTNILESFVRKYPDQWFWMHQRWKTRPEERVRA is encoded by the coding sequence TTGGCGAAGAAAAAGAAAAGTAAGTTTGCAATTAATTCAGAGTATATTATCGTACTCTTTTTAATGAAGGTTTTATCCATATTACCTTATAGGGTGGTCTCAGACATCGGGGGGATGATTGGAATATTGGGATATTATTTAGATTCAAGACACCGCAATATTACACTAAAAAATCTTGGAATGGCCTTCCCTGATTTAGAACATAAACGTATTATTAATCTTGCTAAGAAGGCTTATAAAAATCTTGGGAGGTCTGCGGCTGAGGCTGTATATATTGCAACAAAGAATCCTGCTTATGTTTATAAATTCCTTAACAAACGGATAACAATCGAAGGAAAGGAAAACCTTAAATCTGAAATAAAAAAGGGAAATGGTGTAATATATCTGACAGGGCATTTCGGCAATTGGGAGCTTATGGGCATAACATTCGGAACTATTAACTGCCCATATAATGTAATAGTACGTCCCTTGGATAATCCAAGGATAAATAGCATCCTCTTAAAATTAAGGGGTATAACAGGTGGAAAGGTTCTGCCTAAGAAAAATGTCCTCCGTGATGTCCTGAGATGTCTGAAAAATGGGGAGGCCCTTGCTATCCTGATTGACCAGAATACATCACGAGACCTCGGTGTTTTTGTGGACTACTTCGGTACACCCGCTGCCACAAACAAAGGGCCTGCCATTATTGCAATGAAGAGCGGTGCATCAGTAATCCCGACATTCCTGGTCAGAGAAGGAAAATACAGACACAGGTTGATATTTGGTGAAACAGTTAATCTGTGCAGGAGTGGAGACAAGGAAAAGGACATATATACAAATACAGAGATTTTTACAAACATACTGGAATCTTTCGTCCGGAAATATCCTGACCAATGGTTCTGGATGCATCAAAGGTGGAAGACGAGGCCGGAGGAAAGGGTTAGGGCGTAG
- the lpxI gene encoding UDP-2,3-diacylglucosamine diphosphatase LpxI (LpxI, functionally equivalent to LpxH, replaces it in LPS biosynthesis in a minority of bacteria.) — MTQKLGIIAGDGSFPVILAEAAKNSGYSIIVAAHNGITSPDIEKAADKTFWFNLGQLSKMIDSFKKEGVREAIMAGGVSKKFMFKDVRPDLRSISLLFRLKDRKDDTILRAIAGEFEKDGIKIGEATAYITSILAEKGVMTNSKPTDEEQKDIEFGMEMAKGIGRLDIGQCIIVKNRAVLAVEAVEGTDETIRRGGRFADGGATVVKICKPGQDLRFDLPTIGTNTIETMKEVNARVLAVESGMTIILEKEKLIRSADEAGICVIGI; from the coding sequence TTGACTCAGAAGCTCGGCATAATTGCAGGAGACGGTAGTTTCCCGGTTATACTTGCAGAGGCAGCCAAAAACAGCGGCTATTCAATTATTGTTGCGGCACATAATGGTATAACATCGCCGGATATTGAGAAGGCTGCTGACAAGACTTTCTGGTTTAATTTAGGTCAACTGTCAAAGATGATTGACTCATTTAAAAAAGAAGGTGTCAGAGAGGCCATTATGGCCGGGGGCGTAAGTAAGAAGTTCATGTTTAAAGATGTCAGGCCGGATTTAAGATCCATATCATTGCTATTCCGGCTTAAAGACCGGAAAGATGACACCATACTCAGGGCAATAGCAGGAGAGTTTGAAAAAGATGGAATAAAAATTGGTGAGGCTACTGCTTACATAACTTCAATACTTGCTGAAAAGGGGGTAATGACAAACAGCAAACCAACGGATGAAGAACAGAAAGACATAGAATTTGGAATGGAGATGGCAAAGGGAATCGGACGTCTTGATATAGGACAGTGTATTATAGTAAAAAATCGTGCAGTTCTTGCAGTAGAGGCTGTTGAAGGAACTGACGAGACCATACGCCGGGGCGGCAGGTTTGCCGATGGCGGGGCAACGGTTGTAAAGATATGTAAACCGGGGCAGGACTTGAGATTCGACCTGCCGACCATCGGTACAAACACCATTGAAACTATGAAAGAGGTCAATGCGAGGGTACTTGCTGTTGAATCCGGAATGACTATAATACTTGAAAAAGAAAAACTAATCAGGTCTGCTGATGAAGCAGGAATCTGCGTTATTGGAATTTGA
- the waaF gene encoding lipopolysaccharide heptosyltransferase II, with protein MMKNNADINKIIIFLPNWIGDAVLSLPAIYRIREIFPSARISVIGLPHVTELFYESPYVDDKMSYPLKKNKSDILPAASEIRKGRYDLAVLFPNSLRSALIARLAGIPLRCGYIRDGRGLLLNFPVKLSKEIRKVHQSEYYLNIASAFDFNPDTLPTPKLYLSKQEEQNAEEFLKKNDITPEDLLIGINPGAAYGSSKRWYPERYGSVARTLIRKYKSKIIIFGSLKETDIGNEIASLAEAPVLNAAGKTSVRELMALIHRCKCIITNDSGPMHIAAALGIPVTAIFGSTDPVKSGPSGEGHVVIKKDVPCSPCFLRTCPTDLKCMDLISVEDVLEGVAKIDRSKK; from the coding sequence ATGATGAAAAATAACGCTGACATAAACAAGATAATTATCTTCCTTCCCAACTGGATTGGCGACGCTGTATTATCATTGCCTGCAATTTACAGGATTAGGGAGATATTCCCTTCTGCTCGAATCTCGGTCATCGGGCTCCCTCATGTCACTGAACTGTTTTACGAATCTCCTTATGTTGATGATAAAATGTCCTACCCTTTGAAAAAAAACAAGTCGGACATACTGCCTGCGGCAAGTGAGATTAGAAAAGGGAGATATGACCTTGCAGTTTTATTCCCCAACTCACTCAGGTCGGCATTAATCGCACGGCTTGCCGGTATCCCGCTCCGCTGTGGTTACATCAGAGACGGCCGTGGACTCCTGCTGAATTTCCCTGTAAAACTCAGCAAAGAGATCAGGAAGGTTCATCAATCAGAATATTATTTGAACATCGCTTCTGCATTTGATTTCAATCCCGATACTCTCCCCACCCCTAAACTTTATCTCTCAAAACAAGAAGAACAAAATGCTGAAGAGTTCTTAAAGAAAAACGACATAACTCCTGAGGATTTATTAATCGGGATTAATCCAGGTGCAGCCTATGGTTCATCAAAGAGGTGGTATCCGGAAAGATATGGAAGTGTTGCAAGGACACTTATCAGAAAATACAAATCTAAAATAATAATCTTCGGAAGTCTTAAAGAAACAGACATAGGAAATGAGATTGCCTCACTTGCAGAGGCCCCTGTTCTCAATGCAGCAGGTAAGACATCCGTCAGAGAGCTTATGGCGTTAATCCATAGATGTAAATGCATCATCACTAATGATTCCGGCCCCATGCACATTGCCGCAGCACTCGGCATACCTGTAACAGCCATATTCGGCTCAACCGACCCTGTAAAATCAGGCCCATCAGGTGAAGGTCATGTAGTAATAAAAAAAGATGTCCCATGCAGTCCATGCTTTCTAAGGACATGCCCGACAGATTTAAAGTGCATGGACTTGATTAGTGTAGAGGACGTATTGGAGGGGGTTGCGAAGATAGACAGAAGCAAGAAGTAA
- a CDS encoding Gfo/Idh/MocA family oxidoreductase, whose protein sequence is MNKKIKVAVIGVGYLGEHHARIYKSMEEVELVGVVDTDKERADSIAAKYNTKAYYDYKDLLGKVKAVSIASPTILHYQIATDFIRRNSDVLIEKPITTTTSQASSLIVEAESRGTLIQVGHIERFNPAFRIMSGYIQKPRFIEAQRTGPFVGRATDVNVILDLMIHDIDIILNLVKSEVTDIRAVGTPVLTNHIDIANARIEFSNGCIADLTASRVSREKMRKTRIFQPDTYLSIDYAQQSLTVCRRIIEENSPKIIEEKITPEKEEPLSAELKSFINAVISGKSPLVSARDGRDALSIALKVQEDAEKRL, encoded by the coding sequence ATGAATAAAAAAATCAAAGTTGCCGTAATCGGCGTAGGCTATCTGGGCGAACACCATGCCCGTATTTACAAATCTATGGAAGAAGTTGAACTTGTCGGTGTTGTTGACACTGATAAAGAACGTGCAGACAGCATAGCTGCCAAATATAATACAAAGGCATACTATGATTATAAAGACCTGCTGGGGAAGGTAAAGGCGGTCAGCATCGCATCCCCTACTATTCTCCATTATCAGATAGCAACTGATTTTATCAGGCGAAATTCAGATGTGCTGATTGAAAAACCCATTACAACTACCACTTCACAGGCATCCTCACTTATTGTGGAAGCAGAGTCAAGGGGCACCCTTATTCAGGTAGGTCACATAGAACGGTTTAATCCTGCTTTCAGGATAATGTCCGGATATATACAAAAGCCGAGGTTTATAGAGGCACAACGGACAGGACCTTTTGTAGGACGGGCGACTGATGTAAATGTAATACTGGACCTGATGATACATGACATTGATATTATCCTGAATCTTGTAAAGTCTGAAGTTACAGATATTCGTGCAGTTGGGACACCTGTACTTACAAATCATATAGATATTGCAAATGCAAGAATAGAGTTTTCAAACGGCTGTATAGCAGATCTCACTGCAAGCAGGGTATCAAGGGAAAAGATGAGGAAAACAAGAATCTTTCAGCCTGATACCTACTTATCCATTGATTATGCACAGCAGAGCCTCACGGTCTGCCGCAGGATTATTGAGGAAAACTCACCTAAAATTATAGAGGAAAAGATAACACCTGAGAAAGAGGAACCACTCTCAGCAGAACTCAAATCATTCATTAATGCAGTAATAAGCGGTAAGTCTCCTTTAGTCTCCGCCAGGGATGGAAGGGATGCCCTCAGCATTGCACTAAAAGTTCAGGAAGATGCAGAGAAGAGACTGTAA
- the lpxK gene encoding tetraacyldisaccharide 4'-kinase, whose amino-acid sequence MLTLISHLYKLIWLIRKWMYDNGVLKIRRLPCPVICVGNITAGGTGKTPTVMHLARLFQKRNFRPVVLTRGYKRKSKKPILPVSDGKAILTTPQESGDEPYLIASGLKNVPVVVGADRYITGMFSKEHFDADIFILDDGFQHLKLYRNINILLIDASNPAGNGSMLPAGILREPLAGISRADCIIISRADEGDKSKAEALVRSYNKKAPVYYSSLKVSGIMDSYRKTYSRDYINGKSLLLFSGIGNPGSFKRSVIENGGIIKREIRFPDHHWYNNKDMERISLEAERLSAEAIITTEKDMTRINGADLLNNEGLAKPLLTLKVEMCIDKGFDEWILRQVTRLK is encoded by the coding sequence TTGCTAACACTTATATCTCATCTTTATAAACTAATCTGGCTCATCAGGAAATGGATGTATGATAATGGGGTGCTTAAAATCAGACGACTCCCCTGCCCTGTTATCTGCGTGGGTAATATTACAGCAGGCGGGACAGGAAAGACACCGACTGTCATGCACCTCGCAAGATTGTTTCAGAAAAGGAATTTTCGTCCGGTAGTTCTTACCCGTGGTTACAAAAGAAAATCTAAGAAACCTATCCTGCCGGTGAGTGACGGAAAAGCTATCCTGACCACACCGCAGGAATCAGGGGATGAACCTTATCTTATTGCATCAGGCCTAAAGAACGTCCCGGTAGTCGTTGGTGCAGACAGGTACATTACCGGCATGTTTTCCAAAGAACACTTTGACGCTGATATATTTATTCTTGATGACGGCTTTCAGCACCTTAAACTATACAGGAATATCAATATCCTGCTTATTGATGCATCAAACCCTGCAGGTAATGGTTCTATGCTTCCGGCAGGTATTCTAAGAGAGCCTCTTGCAGGAATATCAAGGGCTGATTGTATTATAATAAGCAGGGCTGATGAAGGGGATAAGTCGAAGGCAGAAGCCCTTGTACGTTCATATAATAAAAAAGCGCCGGTTTATTATTCTTCACTGAAGGTATCGGGTATTATGGATTCATATAGGAAAACTTACAGTCGTGACTATATAAATGGGAAAAGCCTGTTGTTATTCTCAGGAATCGGAAACCCCGGATCATTCAAGCGTAGTGTTATTGAAAATGGGGGAATTATAAAACGCGAAATCAGATTCCCTGACCATCATTGGTATAACAACAAAGATATGGAACGAATTTCATTAGAGGCAGAACGACTATCTGCAGAAGCGATAATAACAACAGAGAAAGACATGACCCGCATAAATGGTGCAGACCTGCTTAATAATGAAGGTTTGGCTAAACCTCTATTAACTTTAAAGGTTGAGATGTGTATTGATAAGGGGTTTGATGAATGGATTTTAAGACAGGTAACAAGGCTGAAGTAA